AAGCGTGGGATTGGAGTTGATGTTAATCTAGTCCAGCGTATTCTCCTGGAGGAAGGAATGGCAGAAATTTGTCCAATAAAAGAGTCAGAAAAAGGCCTTGGGTGAGATATGAGCGAACATATCCACTATCTGCAGTCCATCTAGACTGGTCAACTGGCACAAATGGAAGCTCAATATGCGTTGTTTTAGATGATGCAAGCCGTAAGATCCTTTCTGGCGGAGAATTCGATAGGCAAAGCGCAGAAACTTCAGTAAAGCTTCTAAAAGAGGCTCTAGACAAATATACACACATCAAGAAGATACGAGAGGCCATAACTGATCGAGGGAGTGAGTTTCATGCTAACAGAAGGGACAAGGAAGGCAATGCAACGCACCCCTTCGAAGATTTCTGCAAGGAGAATGGCATAACTCATATCTTATGCGGAAGAGCACATCCGCAGACCAACGGCAAGGTAGAGAAATGGTT
This window of the Methanofastidiosum sp. genome carries:
- a CDS encoding DDE-type integrase/transposase/recombinase — encoded protein: MRYERTYPLSAVHLDWSTGTNGSSICVVLDDASRKILSGGEFDRQSAETSVKLLKEALDKYTHIKKIREAITDRGSEFHANRRDKEGNATHPFEDFCKENGITHILCGRAHPQTNGKVEKWFDLYKRKREKFKSFNDFIHWYNCVRPHMSLDWDNLETPEHAFWRKLEPVLLGNFMELLEKEVENYEAKFLADYTFSEL